The following proteins come from a genomic window of Natrinema saccharevitans:
- a CDS encoding putative quinol monooxygenase: MIVIHASFPIDPDRREEALELIEDLVDESQTEDGMIDYRATTDVAEPNVVRFFERYEDEAALGAHTQTGHFQEFEAALPDLLAGDPEVTRFDVESAEELEL; encoded by the coding sequence ATGATCGTCATCCACGCGAGTTTCCCGATCGATCCGGACCGCCGCGAGGAGGCCCTCGAACTAATCGAAGACCTCGTCGACGAATCGCAGACCGAAGACGGCATGATCGACTACCGAGCCACGACCGACGTCGCCGAGCCGAACGTCGTCCGCTTTTTCGAGCGCTACGAGGACGAAGCGGCCCTCGGCGCACATACCCAGACCGGCCACTTCCAGGAGTTCGAGGCCGCGCTGCCGGACCTGCTCGCTGGTGACCCCGAGGTCACGCGGTTCGACGTCGAGTCGGCCGAGGAACTCGAACTGTAA
- a CDS encoding protein sorting system archaetidylserine synthase (This PssA-like phosphatidyltransferase, along with a PssD-like decarboxylase, is required in Haloarchaea for the archaeosortase ArtA to replace the PGF-CTERM sorting signal with a C-terminal lipid anchor.), whose translation MLPRFVGRLGVADAVTIANAALGFVAVVVAAVDIELAARLILLAAIADGLDGILARRYGGTEAGPYLDSLADVASFAVAPAVLSFTVVTDGLAVGFDAATPELLAVAGICALFVAMAVTRLGMYTAYDISGSYTEGVQTTLAATVLGAAIIAGETQPWLVLGVTGAFCYLMVSRIQYPDLLARDAGIMGIVHALAILVPDLAGRTFPYALLTLGLAYMTLSPWFYWGEAERTGEVDVHGNA comes from the coding sequence ATGCTCCCCCGGTTCGTCGGTCGGCTCGGCGTCGCCGACGCGGTGACGATCGCGAACGCCGCCCTGGGATTCGTCGCCGTCGTCGTCGCGGCCGTCGACATCGAGCTGGCCGCCCGGCTGATCCTCCTGGCGGCGATCGCCGACGGCCTCGACGGCATCCTCGCGCGCCGCTACGGCGGCACCGAGGCCGGCCCCTACCTCGACTCGCTCGCCGACGTCGCCTCCTTTGCCGTCGCCCCCGCGGTCCTCTCCTTTACCGTCGTCACCGACGGCCTCGCGGTGGGTTTCGACGCGGCCACCCCCGAACTGCTCGCGGTGGCCGGCATCTGTGCGCTGTTCGTCGCCATGGCCGTCACTCGACTCGGCATGTACACCGCCTACGACATCTCCGGGAGTTACACCGAAGGCGTCCAGACGACGCTGGCCGCGACCGTGCTGGGGGCGGCGATCATCGCCGGCGAGACCCAGCCGTGGCTCGTCCTCGGGGTCACCGGCGCGTTCTGTTACCTGATGGTCTCGCGGATCCAGTACCCCGACCTGCTGGCCCGCGACGCCGGGATCATGGGGATCGTCCACGCGCTCGCGATCCTCGTCCCCGATCTCGCCGGCCGGACCTTCCCCTACGCCCTCCTGACGCTCGGACTGGCCTACATGACCCTCAGTCCCTGGTTCTACTGGGGAGAGGCCGAACGGACCGGCGAGGTCGACGTGCATGGAAACGCTTAG
- a CDS encoding rubrerythrin, producing MSLGQRVSSDHQLTRLLQIGVVLEELVESRAAHHIESLPPDERATVDEAVEELLAEAATESAEHRERLEALIDDLEAETVGYEEINALVDAQYGPPEDTDGVLYDQLANEETAYKFYDDLIEAIEASESEFAVDRERLLETLYSIREEEREGVEEVTAIMEQRA from the coding sequence ATGAGTCTGGGACAGCGTGTCTCGAGCGACCACCAGCTGACCCGATTGTTACAGATCGGGGTCGTGCTGGAGGAACTCGTCGAGTCACGCGCCGCCCACCACATCGAGTCGCTCCCGCCCGACGAGCGGGCGACGGTCGACGAGGCGGTGGAAGAGTTGCTCGCGGAGGCCGCCACGGAGTCGGCCGAACACCGCGAGCGGCTCGAGGCGCTGATCGACGATCTCGAGGCCGAGACGGTCGGATACGAGGAGATAAACGCCTTGGTCGACGCCCAGTACGGACCGCCGGAGGACACGGACGGCGTCCTCTACGACCAGCTCGCGAACGAGGAGACGGCTTACAAGTTCTACGACGACCTGATCGAGGCGATCGAGGCCTCCGAGTCGGAGTTCGCCGTCGACCGCGAGCGGCTCCTCGAGACGCTGTACAGCATTCGCGAGGAGGAGAGGGAGGGTGTCGAGGAAGTGACCGCGATCATGGAGCAACGAGCATGA
- a CDS encoding phospholipase D-like domain-containing protein, producing the protein MDPRRAALAAAVVCGLVVSTALLAGFAVANEPAIAERAAARATTLPATNATDLACPPRAGEANGSSPDTADEPRIAGLYPDPTTDENVGEFVVLETPPETPLRNLTLTDGHTTARLPNGTASGRIALSMAPNATATLTDVPVRELEGRLRLAADGDRLRLRNATATVDSIAYDRAPTAEQWYRTVPGNGETAPGGDGRWWPRDATCLPVSTAAVDDATAFVLPDGPEVPRETIRNAEDRLLLAGYTVTSEAIAADLVAAADRGVEVAVLLEASPVGGTPAATEGVLETLADGGVEVRVIGGEDSRYRYHHPKYAVADDRVMVTTENWKPAGVGGESSRGWGVRLESASLAADLETVFRADFAGRDTTTGAAYRRNASFTDDGPVYSSPAPEYPPNHEPATVPVESAELLLAPDNAEGRLTAMLENANEEILVLQPSIADDVSLLESTLEAARRGVEVRVLLGSAEYNAEENEALAADLERIADRENLPLEVRLVGDTDRFEKIHAKGIVIDRETAVVGSANWNPNSLENNREVLVALHGEAIADYYATVFESDWTGDSLSFPIGAAIAVAVALAIAAVVGRRYVRFGDETSVDPVTPDWNDEN; encoded by the coding sequence ATGGATCCCCGGCGGGCCGCCCTCGCGGCCGCGGTCGTCTGTGGGCTCGTCGTCAGCACGGCGCTACTGGCGGGCTTTGCCGTCGCCAACGAACCGGCAATAGCCGAGCGTGCCGCCGCTCGAGCGACCACGCTCCCGGCGACGAACGCGACCGACCTCGCCTGCCCGCCTCGAGCGGGCGAAGCAAACGGCTCCAGCCCCGACACGGCGGACGAACCGCGAATCGCGGGCCTCTATCCGGACCCGACCACCGACGAGAACGTCGGCGAGTTCGTCGTCCTCGAGACGCCACCCGAAACCCCCCTCCGGAACCTGACGCTGACCGACGGCCACACGACGGCCCGGCTCCCGAACGGGACGGCGTCCGGACGGATCGCCCTCTCGATGGCCCCGAACGCGACGGCGACGCTGACCGACGTCCCCGTCCGAGAACTCGAGGGCCGACTCCGACTCGCGGCCGACGGCGACCGGCTCCGGCTCCGAAACGCGACGGCGACCGTCGACTCGATCGCCTACGACCGGGCACCGACCGCCGAGCAGTGGTATCGGACGGTACCGGGCAACGGCGAGACAGCGCCCGGGGGCGACGGCCGATGGTGGCCCCGCGACGCCACCTGTCTCCCCGTCTCGACGGCCGCCGTCGACGACGCCACGGCGTTCGTCCTCCCCGACGGTCCCGAGGTCCCGCGAGAGACGATCCGGAACGCCGAGGATCGACTCCTGCTGGCCGGCTACACCGTCACCTCCGAGGCGATCGCGGCCGACCTCGTGGCGGCGGCCGATCGCGGCGTCGAGGTCGCGGTCCTCCTCGAGGCGAGCCCGGTCGGGGGAACGCCCGCGGCGACCGAGGGCGTCCTCGAGACGCTGGCGGACGGCGGCGTCGAAGTGCGCGTCATCGGCGGTGAGGATTCGCGATACCGGTACCACCACCCCAAGTACGCCGTCGCCGACGACCGCGTCATGGTCACCACCGAGAACTGGAAGCCGGCCGGCGTCGGCGGCGAGAGCAGCCGTGGCTGGGGCGTCCGCCTCGAGTCGGCGTCCCTCGCGGCCGACCTCGAGACCGTCTTCCGCGCGGACTTCGCGGGTCGGGACACGACGACGGGCGCGGCCTATCGCCGGAACGCCTCGTTCACCGACGACGGGCCGGTCTACTCCTCGCCCGCCCCCGAGTACCCCCCGAATCACGAACCGGCGACGGTCCCCGTCGAGTCGGCCGAACTCCTGCTCGCGCCGGACAACGCCGAGGGTCGGCTGACGGCGATGCTCGAGAACGCCAACGAGGAAATCCTCGTCCTCCAGCCGTCGATCGCCGACGACGTCTCGCTGCTCGAGTCCACGCTCGAGGCCGCCCGCCGCGGGGTCGAGGTCCGGGTCCTGCTCGGGTCGGCGGAGTACAACGCCGAGGAGAACGAGGCGCTGGCGGCGGATCTCGAGCGGATCGCCGACCGAGAGAACCTGCCGCTCGAGGTCCGACTCGTCGGTGACACGGACCGCTTCGAGAAGATACACGCGAAGGGGATCGTGATCGACCGCGAGACGGCGGTCGTCGGCAGTGCGAACTGGAATCCGAACTCGCTCGAGAACAACCGGGAGGTGCTGGTGGCGCTCCACGGCGAGGCGATCGCCGACTACTACGCGACCGTCTTCGAGTCGGACTGGACGGGCGACTCGCTGTCGTTCCCGATCGGTGCCGCTATTGCGGTCGCCGTCGCGCTCGCGATCGCCGCGGTCGTCGGTCGGCGATACGTCCGGTTCGGAGACGAGACATCCGTGGACCCGGTCACGCCGGACTGGAACGACGAGAACTGA
- a CDS encoding type II secretion system F family protein, which produces MRLVPLLPLAVALACLVPVAAARYVDRIDRVLARVANRCFGSHVDRFRGERPDRRTALRAAQLPTTDREYGATTLLYAAVATVVGAVLGIYAGWGLLSLLAIDPETIRAAVPTPLEFLAGLAGVPSLSAVELAALLLGSAVTVGAVAGAGTYWFRWWYPSHIADGRARRIEASLPAAVAFLYALSKSGMSVPDAIRVFAEQEDTYGEVAAEFSVAVREMDTFGTDVITALETMGRRSPSPQFREFTENLVGVLRSGQSLSTFLERQYQDYREEAESQQESALGLLATLAEAYVTVLVAGPLFLITILVVIGIAAGETFGQLQLLVYLFLPLANLGFVVYLSTVTEDLTPGRDTSEGGRALESPSVDAVPTDRAADLQGARPHPNVERVRYYRRFRGLRERFGQPLRTLVGRPSLTFAITVPLVLTVFVARHSLPAGEVSVTAVDDTVAVGALFAIAVFAVAEEVRRRRLSAIEAAVPDLLDRLASVNEAGTSIVSAIDRVRDSELGPLGDELDRVWADVEWGADLETALCRFEDRVGTRSVSRVVTLLTESMAASGNLGTTLRIAARGAAADRRLERERRQAMLEYVVVVYVSFLVFLFIIGVLSGYLLPNLPTEGAELASGTGTTELGGLSAGDADAYAMLFYHATLVQGLLSGLIAGQLSTGDISAGAKHAAVMLALAIGLFTVVL; this is translated from the coding sequence ATGAGGCTGGTTCCGCTCCTCCCGTTGGCGGTCGCGCTGGCGTGTCTCGTCCCGGTGGCGGCGGCGAGATACGTCGACCGGATCGATCGCGTTCTCGCCCGGGTCGCGAACCGGTGTTTCGGGTCCCACGTCGACCGGTTTCGCGGCGAGCGACCGGACCGACGGACGGCCCTGCGGGCCGCACAGCTCCCGACGACCGATCGCGAGTACGGAGCGACGACGCTGCTGTATGCCGCGGTCGCAACCGTCGTCGGTGCCGTCCTCGGGATCTACGCCGGCTGGGGACTCCTGTCGCTGCTCGCGATCGATCCCGAGACCATACGGGCGGCGGTACCGACCCCCCTCGAGTTCCTCGCGGGGCTGGCCGGCGTCCCGTCGCTGTCCGCGGTCGAACTCGCCGCACTCCTGCTCGGCTCGGCGGTGACCGTCGGGGCCGTCGCCGGCGCGGGGACCTACTGGTTCCGGTGGTGGTATCCGAGCCACATCGCCGACGGGCGTGCCCGCCGGATCGAGGCCAGTCTGCCAGCGGCCGTCGCCTTCCTCTATGCCCTCTCGAAGAGCGGGATGTCCGTCCCCGACGCGATCCGGGTCTTCGCCGAACAGGAGGACACCTACGGCGAGGTCGCCGCCGAGTTCTCGGTCGCAGTCAGGGAGATGGACACGTTCGGCACCGACGTGATCACCGCCCTCGAGACGATGGGGCGGCGCTCGCCGAGTCCGCAGTTCCGGGAGTTCACCGAGAACCTCGTCGGCGTCCTCCGGAGCGGGCAGTCCCTCTCGACGTTCCTCGAGCGCCAGTATCAGGACTACCGAGAGGAGGCCGAGTCCCAGCAAGAGAGCGCGCTCGGGCTGCTCGCGACGCTGGCCGAGGCCTACGTCACGGTGCTGGTCGCGGGTCCGCTCTTCCTGATCACCATCCTCGTGGTCATCGGGATCGCCGCGGGCGAGACGTTCGGCCAGTTGCAGCTCCTCGTCTACCTGTTCCTACCGCTTGCGAACCTCGGGTTCGTCGTCTACCTGAGTACGGTGACCGAGGACCTCACGCCGGGCCGTGACACCAGCGAAGGAGGGCGGGCCCTCGAGTCCCCGTCGGTCGACGCCGTCCCGACCGACCGCGCCGCCGATCTGCAGGGGGCTCGACCGCATCCCAACGTCGAGCGCGTTCGATACTACCGGCGGTTCCGCGGGCTCCGCGAGCGGTTCGGGCAGCCGCTCCGAACGCTCGTCGGACGACCGTCGCTGACGTTCGCGATCACCGTCCCCCTCGTCCTGACGGTCTTCGTCGCCCGCCACTCGCTCCCCGCCGGCGAGGTCTCGGTGACCGCGGTCGACGACACCGTCGCGGTCGGGGCCCTGTTCGCGATCGCCGTCTTCGCGGTCGCCGAGGAAGTCCGGCGTCGTCGGCTCTCGGCGATCGAGGCCGCGGTACCGGACCTGCTCGACCGACTCGCCAGCGTCAACGAGGCTGGGACCTCGATCGTCTCTGCGATCGATCGAGTCCGGGACTCCGAACTCGGGCCCCTCGGCGACGAACTCGACCGCGTCTGGGCCGACGTCGAGTGGGGTGCGGACCTCGAGACCGCGCTTTGCCGGTTCGAGGACCGCGTCGGTACCCGCTCGGTCTCCCGGGTCGTGACGCTGCTGACCGAATCGATGGCGGCAAGCGGCAACCTCGGGACTACGCTTCGCATCGCCGCTCGCGGCGCCGCCGCCGACCGTCGACTCGAGCGCGAGCGCCGGCAAGCGATGCTCGAGTACGTGGTCGTCGTCTACGTCTCCTTTCTGGTCTTTCTGTTCATCATCGGCGTGCTGTCGGGCTATCTCCTGCCGAACCTCCCGACCGAGGGGGCGGAACTCGCCTCGGGGACCGGCACGACCGAACTGGGCGGCCTCTCGGCAGGCGACGCCGACGCCTACGCGATGCTGTTTTACCACGCGACGCTGGTGCAGGGACTACTGTCGGGACTGATCGCCGGCCAGTTGAGTACCGGTGACATCAGCGCCGGCGCGAAACACGCCGCCGTCATGCTCGCGCTCGCTATCGGGCTCTTCACGGTCGTGCTGTGA
- a CDS encoding KEOPS complex subunit Pcc1, which translates to MSRRATIRTAHDDAALIARALEPDNTDEMATTVDDGAIVTRIDRETTSGLQSTVDDYVVNLAVAIDVASTARAEQDDRPTDTGPVSDYDTDTTHNE; encoded by the coding sequence ATGAGCCGGCGAGCGACGATCCGGACGGCCCACGACGACGCGGCGCTGATCGCACGGGCACTCGAGCCGGACAACACCGACGAGATGGCGACGACCGTCGACGACGGCGCGATCGTCACGCGGATCGACCGCGAGACGACCAGCGGCCTGCAGTCGACGGTCGACGACTACGTCGTCAACCTCGCGGTCGCGATCGACGTCGCCTCGACGGCACGAGCCGAACAGGACGACCGACCGACGGACACGGGACCTGTGTCCGACTACGACACCGATACAACACACAATGAGTGA
- a CDS encoding 30S ribosomal protein S3ae, protein MSERSVSRAKQEKRWYTVLAPEQFDRQELGETPADEPEKVYDRTIETTLGDLNNNASENNTKLTFKITDVGSDSAYTEFVEHSLTRDYLRSLVRRGASKIEAYVTVLTTDDYRVQIQPVAFTTKKADASQEKAIREQMVEMIEEAAEERSFEELVDSVVEGRLSSAIYGEAKTIYPLRRVEIQKTTLEAHPEEVAEEEATAVDVED, encoded by the coding sequence ATGAGTGAACGATCAGTTTCACGCGCGAAACAGGAGAAGCGGTGGTACACCGTCCTGGCACCCGAACAGTTCGACCGCCAGGAACTCGGCGAAACCCCCGCTGACGAACCGGAGAAAGTCTACGACCGAACCATCGAAACGACGCTCGGCGACCTCAATAACAACGCCAGCGAGAACAACACAAAGCTGACCTTCAAGATCACCGACGTCGGCAGCGACTCGGCCTACACCGAGTTCGTCGAACACTCGCTGACCCGTGACTACCTGCGCTCGCTCGTCCGACGCGGTGCCTCCAAGATCGAGGCCTACGTCACCGTCCTCACGACGGACGACTACCGCGTCCAGATCCAGCCCGTCGCCTTCACGACCAAGAAGGCCGACGCGAGCCAGGAGAAGGCCATCCGCGAGCAGATGGTCGAGATGATCGAGGAAGCCGCCGAGGAGCGCTCCTTCGAGGAACTCGTCGACAGCGTCGTCGAGGGTCGCCTCTCCTCTGCCATCTACGGCGAGGCCAAGACGATCTACCCGCTGCGACGCGTCGAGATCCAGAAGACCACCCTCGAGGCCCACCCCGAGGAAGTCGCAGAAGAGGAAGCGACCGCGGTCGACGTCGAGGACTGA
- a CDS encoding metal-dependent transcriptional regulator, whose translation MNTADQYLKAIYLAQRLEDGPASTGTLADLLEVSPASVNEMIGKLEDRELVDHEKYKGASLTDEGLERAHDALQTYCIIERFLANVLEVEEFRDEARALESVIDDTVAERLDTIIDRPDQCPDCFDAEADCCELLELEAGGHAD comes from the coding sequence ATGAACACTGCAGATCAATACCTCAAGGCGATCTATCTGGCCCAGCGACTCGAGGACGGCCCCGCATCGACCGGCACGCTCGCGGACCTGCTCGAGGTGAGCCCGGCCAGCGTCAACGAGATGATCGGCAAGCTCGAGGACCGCGAACTGGTCGACCACGAGAAGTACAAGGGCGCGAGTCTGACCGACGAGGGGCTCGAACGCGCCCACGACGCCCTCCAGACCTACTGTATCATCGAGCGATTCCTCGCGAACGTCCTCGAGGTCGAGGAGTTCAGGGACGAGGCTCGTGCTCTCGAGAGCGTCATCGACGACACCGTCGCCGAGCGGCTCGATACGATCATCGATCGGCCCGACCAGTGTCCCGACTGTTTCGACGCCGAGGCGGACTGCTGTGAGTTGCTCGAACTCGAGGCCGGCGGCCACGCCGACTGA
- a CDS encoding exonuclease, with product MATEGRSAPSSSATTALESAGFVRLIARADGDAIAASALLARALADRDTPYQITVGRTIAERTTRVHAPTADGDATVVVGTVDATADDEPIRLSATDRPAVLEAVDLVRDLGATPDPVLALAGVVAAGGDPGAGESEWLVERALERGLVDRRPGVAVPTADPIDGLAHSTRLRAPWSGNPEATREALADVAADPDALEADDRRAIGSLVALDTVGADAASDAAAATIGRALRPYATPEAPVATLGGFADVLTALARTEPGTATALALGHDVRDRALEGWREHGRRAHAALAAASLERYDGLVVVGVDDAPVETIARLAVDYRSPEPTVLAINEGHGPSSNRTQSDDGDDEAAIATREDDSLGAALEGIARELADAGPETDADGGVAYDVGHRRGYLRYDPGLDDETVVTTVRDLL from the coding sequence ATGGCAACCGAGGGTCGATCCGCACCGTCGTCGTCCGCCACGACCGCGCTCGAGAGCGCCGGCTTCGTCCGGCTGATCGCGCGGGCCGACGGCGACGCGATCGCCGCCAGCGCCCTCCTCGCGAGGGCACTCGCCGACCGGGACACGCCGTACCAGATCACCGTCGGCCGGACGATCGCCGAGCGGACGACGCGGGTGCACGCGCCGACCGCCGACGGCGACGCCACGGTCGTCGTCGGCACCGTCGACGCGACCGCCGACGACGAGCCGATCCGGCTATCGGCGACCGATCGACCCGCGGTGCTCGAAGCCGTCGATCTCGTCCGCGACCTCGGCGCGACGCCGGATCCGGTCCTCGCGCTGGCCGGCGTCGTCGCCGCCGGCGGCGACCCCGGCGCGGGCGAAAGCGAGTGGCTCGTCGAGCGCGCGCTCGAGCGCGGCCTCGTCGACCGACGGCCCGGCGTCGCGGTGCCGACCGCCGACCCGATCGACGGACTCGCCCACTCGACGCGACTGCGCGCGCCGTGGTCCGGGAATCCCGAGGCGACGCGCGAGGCGCTCGCCGACGTCGCCGCCGATCCCGACGCGCTCGAGGCGGACGATCGCCGCGCGATCGGGTCGCTGGTCGCGCTCGATACCGTCGGCGCCGACGCGGCAAGCGACGCCGCGGCCGCGACGATCGGCCGGGCGCTCCGGCCCTACGCCACGCCCGAAGCACCCGTCGCGACGCTGGGCGGCTTCGCCGACGTCCTCACGGCGCTGGCCCGGACCGAACCGGGTACCGCAACGGCGCTCGCGCTCGGCCACGACGTCCGCGACCGGGCGCTCGAGGGCTGGCGCGAACACGGTCGCCGCGCCCACGCGGCGCTCGCGGCCGCCTCGCTCGAGCGCTACGACGGGCTGGTCGTCGTCGGCGTCGACGACGCCCCCGTCGAGACGATCGCGCGGCTCGCGGTCGACTACCGGTCGCCGGAGCCGACCGTTCTCGCGATCAACGAGGGACACGGTCCCTCGAGCAATCGGACGCAGTCCGATGACGGCGACGACGAGGCCGCGATCGCGACCCGCGAGGACGACTCACTCGGCGCGGCGCTCGAGGGGATCGCGCGGGAACTCGCGGACGCCGGTCCGGAGACCGACGCCGACGGCGGCGTCGCCTACGATGTCGGTCACCGGCGCGGCTACCTGCGATACGACCCCGGACTCGACGACGAGACGGTCGTCACGACCGTGAGGGACCTGCTATGA
- a CDS encoding HEAT repeat domain-containing protein: protein MSEDEATDDAAEQGADETDAVDLEAIRERLEGLAADLEGLESSLEAAETEDDLDVVEADLESFRAELESVEVPEPPETDEDEEDEDAEPAPEEELQEQYDGIESDCSDLESDLEDQRGPYGEDVVSEIEGVSGTITGTRWTEEGNAELIEAVDSFLDELNDLLGSSVTLVNEGEDVSEQLDATLDDAAAAVTDAALDADDDAETIAGLLEATDDLEGDVDDATEWTDLEIREQLRREGYYDVLDHVKDFPPEWHALKVHEKRGNVDMILLALETFDSDFMEEHCMESLERMGSRAESAIDAMLQKANRRDQAAMRVLGKIGVENEEIVDTLVDYVDSNPTLQQPAFRALGEIGAEDAVEPIAQQLVADEVDVRSWAARALGLIGDTRAIEPLADVLANDEADRVRASAAWALNRIGTQEALEIVADYDDDRAYLVQAEAENADLEPAA from the coding sequence ATGAGCGAGGACGAGGCAACTGACGACGCGGCCGAACAGGGGGCGGACGAGACGGACGCAGTCGATCTCGAGGCGATCCGGGAGCGCCTCGAGGGACTCGCCGCCGACCTCGAGGGACTCGAATCGAGCCTCGAGGCGGCCGAGACCGAGGACGACTTGGACGTCGTCGAGGCCGACCTCGAGTCGTTCCGGGCGGAACTCGAGAGCGTCGAGGTTCCGGAGCCGCCGGAAACCGACGAGGACGAGGAGGACGAAGACGCGGAGCCCGCGCCGGAAGAAGAGCTGCAGGAGCAATACGACGGGATCGAGAGCGACTGCTCGGATCTGGAATCCGATCTCGAGGACCAGCGCGGTCCCTACGGCGAGGACGTGGTGAGCGAGATCGAGGGCGTCAGCGGGACGATCACGGGTACCCGCTGGACCGAGGAGGGCAACGCCGAGCTGATCGAGGCCGTCGATAGCTTCCTCGACGAGCTAAACGACCTGCTCGGGAGTTCGGTCACGCTGGTCAACGAGGGCGAGGACGTGTCCGAACAGCTCGACGCGACCCTCGACGACGCGGCGGCGGCCGTCACGGACGCCGCCCTCGACGCCGACGACGACGCCGAGACGATCGCCGGCCTGCTCGAGGCCACCGACGACCTCGAGGGCGACGTCGACGACGCGACGGAGTGGACCGACCTCGAGATCCGCGAACAGCTGCGCCGCGAGGGCTACTACGACGTCCTCGATCACGTCAAGGACTTCCCGCCGGAGTGGCACGCCCTGAAGGTCCACGAAAAGCGGGGCAACGTCGATATGATTCTGCTCGCGCTCGAGACCTTCGACTCCGACTTCATGGAGGAACACTGCATGGAGTCGCTCGAGCGCATGGGATCGCGTGCGGAGTCGGCCATCGACGCGATGCTTCAGAAGGCCAACCGCCGCGATCAGGCCGCCATGCGTGTCCTCGGGAAGATCGGCGTCGAGAACGAGGAGATCGTCGATACGCTCGTCGACTACGTCGACTCCAACCCGACCCTCCAGCAGCCCGCGTTCCGCGCGCTCGGCGAGATCGGGGCCGAAGACGCGGTCGAGCCCATCGCCCAGCAACTCGTCGCCGACGAGGTCGACGTCCGCAGCTGGGCCGCCCGCGCGCTCGGCCTGATCGGCGACACCCGCGCCATCGAGCCGCTCGCGGACGTCCTCGCGAACGACGAGGCCGACCGCGTCCGAGCCAGCGCCGCGTGGGCGCTCAATCGCATCGGCACGCAGGAGGCCCTCGAGATCGTCGCCGACTACGACGACGACCGCGCCTACCTCGTTCAGGCCGAGGCCGAGAACGCCGACCTCGAGCCCGCGGCCTGA
- a CDS encoding 30S ribosomal protein S15 → MARMHTRRRGSSGSDKPSADEPPEWSDVDPEEIESRVVELAEQGHDPSQIGMKLRDEGVTGTPVPDVKLATGKKITEILEENDARRDIPEDLWNLMERAVRLREHMQQNQQDHQNKRALQNTEAKVRRLADYYRGDELEPDFTYTPELAKELVEDAE, encoded by the coding sequence ATGGCACGAATGCACACCCGCCGACGCGGCTCGTCCGGTTCGGACAAGCCCTCGGCAGACGAACCACCGGAGTGGAGCGACGTCGACCCCGAAGAGATCGAATCGCGGGTCGTCGAACTGGCAGAGCAGGGTCACGACCCCAGCCAGATCGGGATGAAGCTGCGTGACGAAGGCGTCACCGGCACCCCGGTCCCGGACGTCAAACTGGCGACCGGGAAGAAGATCACCGAGATCCTCGAGGAAAACGACGCGCGCCGAGACATCCCCGAGGACCTCTGGAACCTGATGGAGCGCGCGGTGCGCCTGCGCGAGCACATGCAACAGAACCAGCAGGACCACCAGAACAAGCGCGCCCTGCAGAACACCGAAGCGAAGGTCCGTCGCCTGGCCGACTACTACCGCGGCGACGAACTCGAGCCGGACTTCACGTACACGCCCGAGCTCGCGAAGGAACTCGTCGAAGACGCCGAGTAA
- a CDS encoding cupredoxin domain-containing protein — translation MNRRAYLATVGTASAVGLAGCSSALSVFDDDACTGEDCHIGMTRTEFRPDSYEVSVGETVVWKNTSEADHTVTAIESSIPDGADYFATGGFEDQGTAYEAWHNDRGGRLSSRETFEHTFEVPGTYDYVCIPHERAEMVGEIVVTE, via the coding sequence ATGAACCGGCGCGCCTATCTCGCGACCGTCGGCACTGCCTCCGCCGTCGGGCTGGCCGGCTGTTCGTCCGCGCTCAGCGTGTTCGACGACGACGCCTGCACCGGCGAGGACTGTCATATCGGTATGACTCGAACCGAGTTCCGGCCCGACTCCTACGAGGTCTCCGTCGGCGAGACGGTCGTCTGGAAGAACACGAGCGAGGCCGACCACACCGTGACCGCAATCGAGTCGAGTATCCCCGACGGGGCTGACTACTTCGCGACCGGCGGCTTCGAGGACCAGGGGACGGCGTACGAGGCCTGGCACAACGACCGCGGCGGTCGGCTCTCGTCTCGCGAGACCTTCGAACACACCTTCGAGGTCCCCGGGACCTACGACTACGTCTGTATCCCCCACGAGCGAGCGGAGATGGTCGGCGAAATCGTCGTCACCGAGTGA